A portion of the Rhinopithecus roxellana isolate Shanxi Qingling chromosome 19, ASM756505v1, whole genome shotgun sequence genome contains these proteins:
- the MPO gene encoding myeloperoxidase isoform X1 — translation MGVPFFPSLRCTVDSGPCWAGGITAEMKLLLALAGLLVILAMPQPSESASSAVLGEVDTSLVLSCMEEAKQLVDKAYKERRESIKQRLRSGSASPMELLSYFKQPVAATRTAVRAADYLHVALDLLERKLRSLWRGSFNVTDVLTPAQLNLLSKSSGCAYQNVGVTCPEQDKYRTITGMCNNRRSLMLGASNREFVRWLPAEYEDGFSLPYGWTPGVKRNGFPVPLARAVSNAIVRFPTDQLTPDQERSLMFMQWGQLLDHDLDFTPEPAARASFLTGVNCETSCVQQPPCFPLKIPPNDPRIKNQADCIPFFRSCPACPQSNITIRNQINALTSFVDASMVYGSEEPLARNLRNMSNQLGLLAVNQRFQDNGRALLPFDNLHDDPCLLTNRSAGIPCFLAGDTRSSEMPELTSMHTLLLREHNRLATELKRLNPRWDGERLYQEARKIVGAMVQIITYRDYLPLVLGPAAMRKYLPRYRSYNDSVDPRIANVFTNAFRYGHTLIQPFMFRLDNQYQPMEPNSRVPLSRVFFASWRVVLEGGIDPILRGLMATPAKLNRQNQIVVDEIRERLFEQVMRIGLDLPALNMQRSRDHGLPGYNAWRRFCGLPQPNTVGELGTVLRNLELARKLMMQYGTPNNIDIWMGGVSEPLERNGRVGPLLACIIGIQFRKLRDGDRFWWENEGVFSMQQRQALAQISLPRIICDNTGITTVSKNNIFMSNSYPRDFVNCSTLPALNLASWREAS, via the exons ATGGGggttcccttcttcccttctctcagaTGCACGGTGGACTCAGGACCTTGCTGGGCTGGGGGTATCACTGCAGAGATGAAGCTGCTTCTGGCCTTAGCAGGGCTCCTGGTCATTCTGGCCATGCCCCAACCCTCTGAAAGTGCTTCTTCAG CTGTCCTGGGGGAGGTGGATACCTCGTTGGTGCTGAGCTGCATGGAGGAGGCCAAGCAGCTGGTGGACAAGGCCTACAAGGAGCGGCGGGAAAG CATCAAGCAGCGGCTTCGCAGTGGCTCAGCCAGCCCCATGGAACTCCTATCCTACTTCAAGCAGCCCGTGGCAGCCACCAGGACAGCGGTGAGGGCTGCTGACTACTTGCACGTGGCTCTAGACCTGctggagaggaaactgaggtccctGTGGCGAGGGTCATTCAACGTCACTG ACGTGCTGACGCCCGCCCAGCTGAATTTGTTGTCCAAGTCAAGCGGCTGCGCCTACCAGAACGTGGGGGTGACTTGCCCGGAGCAGGACAAATACCGCACCATCACCGGGATGTGCAACAACAG ACGCAGCCTCATGCTGGGGGCCTCCAACCGTGAGTTTGTGCGCTGGCTGCCGGCGGAGTATGAGGATGGCTTCTCGCTTCCCTACGGCTGGACGCCTGGGGTCAAGCGCAACGGCTTCCCGGTGCCTCTG GCTCGCGCTGTCTCCAACGCGATCGTGCGCTTCCCCACGGATCAGCTGACCCCGGACCAGGAGCGCTCACTCATGTTCATGCAGTGGGGCCAGCTGTTGGACCACGACCTCGACTTCACCCCTGAGCCGGCTGCCCGGGCCTCCTTCCTCACTGGCGTCAACTGCGAGACCAGCTGCGTGCAGCAGCCGCCCTGCTTCCCACTCAAG atcCCGCCCAACGACCCCCGCATCAAGAACCAAGCCGACTGCATCCCGTTCTTCCGCTCCTGCCCGGCCTGCCCCCAGAGCAACATCACCATCCGCAACCAGATCAACGCGCTCACCTCCTTCGTGGACGCCAGCATGGTGTACGGCAGCGAGGAGCCCCTGGCCAGGAACCTGCGCAACATGTCCAACCAGCTGGGGCTGCTGGCGGTCAACCAGCGCTTCCAAGACAACGGCCGGGCCCTGCTGCCCTTTGACAACCTGCACGATGACCCCTGTCTCCTTACCAACCGCTCGGCGGGCATCCCCTGCTTCCTGGCAG GGGACACCCGTTCCAGTGAGATGCCTGAGCTCACCTCCATGCACACCCTCTTACTTCGGGAGCACAACCGGCTGGCCACAGAACTCAAGCGCCTGAACCCTAGGTGGGATGGGGAGAGGCTCTACCAGGAGGCCCGGAAGATTGTGGGGGCCATGGTCCAG ATCATCACTTACCGGGACTACCTGCCCCTGGTGTTGGGGCCAGCAGCCATGAGGAAGTACCTGCCCAGGTACCGTTCCTACAATGACTCAGTGGACCCACGCATCGCCAACGTCTTCACCAATGCCTTCCGCTACGGCCACACCCTCATCCAACCCTTCATGTTCCGCCTGGACAATCAGTACCAGCCCATGGAACCCAACTCCCGTGTCCCCCTCAGCAGGGTCTTTTTTGCCTCCTGGAGAGTAGTGCTGGAAG GTGGCATTGACCCCATCCTCCGGGGCCTCATGGCCACCCCTGCCAAGCTGAATCGTCAGAACCAAATTGTAGTGGATGAGATCCGGGAACGATTGTTTGAACAGGTCATGAGGATTGGGCTGGACCTGCCTGCTTTGAACATGCAGCGCAGCAGGGATCACGGCCTTCCAG GGTACAATGCCTGGAGGCGCTTCTGTGGGCTCCCGCAGCCCAACACGGTGGGCGAGCTGGGCACGGTGCTGAGGAACCTGGAATTGGCGAGGAAACTGATGATGCAGTATGGCACGCCCAACAACATCGACATCTGGATGGGCGGCGTGTCTGAGCCCCTGGAGCGCAATGGCCGCGTGGGCCCACTCCTCGCCTGCATCATCGGCATCCAGTTCAGGAAGCTCCGGGATGGTGATCG GTTTTGGTGGGAGAACGAGGGTGTGTTCAGCATGCAGCAGCGACAGGCCCTGGCCCAGATCTCCTTGCCCCGGATCATCTGTGACAACACGGGCATCACCACTGTGTCTAAGAACAACATCTTCATGTCCAACTCGTATCCCCGGGACTTTGTCAACTGCAGTACACTTCCTGCATTGAACCTGGCTTCCTGGAGGGAAGCCTCCTAG
- the MPO gene encoding myeloperoxidase isoform X2: MKLLLALAGLLVILAMPQPSESASSAVLGEVDTSLVLSCMEEAKQLVDKAYKERRESIKQRLRSGSASPMELLSYFKQPVAATRTAVRAADYLHVALDLLERKLRSLWRGSFNVTDVLTPAQLNLLSKSSGCAYQNVGVTCPEQDKYRTITGMCNNRRSLMLGASNREFVRWLPAEYEDGFSLPYGWTPGVKRNGFPVPLARAVSNAIVRFPTDQLTPDQERSLMFMQWGQLLDHDLDFTPEPAARASFLTGVNCETSCVQQPPCFPLKIPPNDPRIKNQADCIPFFRSCPACPQSNITIRNQINALTSFVDASMVYGSEEPLARNLRNMSNQLGLLAVNQRFQDNGRALLPFDNLHDDPCLLTNRSAGIPCFLAGDTRSSEMPELTSMHTLLLREHNRLATELKRLNPRWDGERLYQEARKIVGAMVQIITYRDYLPLVLGPAAMRKYLPRYRSYNDSVDPRIANVFTNAFRYGHTLIQPFMFRLDNQYQPMEPNSRVPLSRVFFASWRVVLEGGIDPILRGLMATPAKLNRQNQIVVDEIRERLFEQVMRIGLDLPALNMQRSRDHGLPGYNAWRRFCGLPQPNTVGELGTVLRNLELARKLMMQYGTPNNIDIWMGGVSEPLERNGRVGPLLACIIGIQFRKLRDGDRFWWENEGVFSMQQRQALAQISLPRIICDNTGITTVSKNNIFMSNSYPRDFVNCSTLPALNLASWREAS, from the exons ATGAAGCTGCTTCTGGCCTTAGCAGGGCTCCTGGTCATTCTGGCCATGCCCCAACCCTCTGAAAGTGCTTCTTCAG CTGTCCTGGGGGAGGTGGATACCTCGTTGGTGCTGAGCTGCATGGAGGAGGCCAAGCAGCTGGTGGACAAGGCCTACAAGGAGCGGCGGGAAAG CATCAAGCAGCGGCTTCGCAGTGGCTCAGCCAGCCCCATGGAACTCCTATCCTACTTCAAGCAGCCCGTGGCAGCCACCAGGACAGCGGTGAGGGCTGCTGACTACTTGCACGTGGCTCTAGACCTGctggagaggaaactgaggtccctGTGGCGAGGGTCATTCAACGTCACTG ACGTGCTGACGCCCGCCCAGCTGAATTTGTTGTCCAAGTCAAGCGGCTGCGCCTACCAGAACGTGGGGGTGACTTGCCCGGAGCAGGACAAATACCGCACCATCACCGGGATGTGCAACAACAG ACGCAGCCTCATGCTGGGGGCCTCCAACCGTGAGTTTGTGCGCTGGCTGCCGGCGGAGTATGAGGATGGCTTCTCGCTTCCCTACGGCTGGACGCCTGGGGTCAAGCGCAACGGCTTCCCGGTGCCTCTG GCTCGCGCTGTCTCCAACGCGATCGTGCGCTTCCCCACGGATCAGCTGACCCCGGACCAGGAGCGCTCACTCATGTTCATGCAGTGGGGCCAGCTGTTGGACCACGACCTCGACTTCACCCCTGAGCCGGCTGCCCGGGCCTCCTTCCTCACTGGCGTCAACTGCGAGACCAGCTGCGTGCAGCAGCCGCCCTGCTTCCCACTCAAG atcCCGCCCAACGACCCCCGCATCAAGAACCAAGCCGACTGCATCCCGTTCTTCCGCTCCTGCCCGGCCTGCCCCCAGAGCAACATCACCATCCGCAACCAGATCAACGCGCTCACCTCCTTCGTGGACGCCAGCATGGTGTACGGCAGCGAGGAGCCCCTGGCCAGGAACCTGCGCAACATGTCCAACCAGCTGGGGCTGCTGGCGGTCAACCAGCGCTTCCAAGACAACGGCCGGGCCCTGCTGCCCTTTGACAACCTGCACGATGACCCCTGTCTCCTTACCAACCGCTCGGCGGGCATCCCCTGCTTCCTGGCAG GGGACACCCGTTCCAGTGAGATGCCTGAGCTCACCTCCATGCACACCCTCTTACTTCGGGAGCACAACCGGCTGGCCACAGAACTCAAGCGCCTGAACCCTAGGTGGGATGGGGAGAGGCTCTACCAGGAGGCCCGGAAGATTGTGGGGGCCATGGTCCAG ATCATCACTTACCGGGACTACCTGCCCCTGGTGTTGGGGCCAGCAGCCATGAGGAAGTACCTGCCCAGGTACCGTTCCTACAATGACTCAGTGGACCCACGCATCGCCAACGTCTTCACCAATGCCTTCCGCTACGGCCACACCCTCATCCAACCCTTCATGTTCCGCCTGGACAATCAGTACCAGCCCATGGAACCCAACTCCCGTGTCCCCCTCAGCAGGGTCTTTTTTGCCTCCTGGAGAGTAGTGCTGGAAG GTGGCATTGACCCCATCCTCCGGGGCCTCATGGCCACCCCTGCCAAGCTGAATCGTCAGAACCAAATTGTAGTGGATGAGATCCGGGAACGATTGTTTGAACAGGTCATGAGGATTGGGCTGGACCTGCCTGCTTTGAACATGCAGCGCAGCAGGGATCACGGCCTTCCAG GGTACAATGCCTGGAGGCGCTTCTGTGGGCTCCCGCAGCCCAACACGGTGGGCGAGCTGGGCACGGTGCTGAGGAACCTGGAATTGGCGAGGAAACTGATGATGCAGTATGGCACGCCCAACAACATCGACATCTGGATGGGCGGCGTGTCTGAGCCCCTGGAGCGCAATGGCCGCGTGGGCCCACTCCTCGCCTGCATCATCGGCATCCAGTTCAGGAAGCTCCGGGATGGTGATCG GTTTTGGTGGGAGAACGAGGGTGTGTTCAGCATGCAGCAGCGACAGGCCCTGGCCCAGATCTCCTTGCCCCGGATCATCTGTGACAACACGGGCATCACCACTGTGTCTAAGAACAACATCTTCATGTCCAACTCGTATCCCCGGGACTTTGTCAACTGCAGTACACTTCCTGCATTGAACCTGGCTTCCTGGAGGGAAGCCTCCTAG